One segment of Senegalia massiliensis DNA contains the following:
- a CDS encoding glutathionylspermidine synthase family protein, translating into MNRKIIDKEYRDMILENIDEYQKDYFDMKEKVRNSKATYKGEPVPFLYMPKFYTDNDIENFKKLTKTMSQIFRKIIEKFLNDPEYRKKFGFPKWLNELILLPTNYSSPFPMARFDIFYDYNGYFKFCEINTDGTSAMNEERELSRIYLETKAAKQFGGGYEFHPFELFETWIDEILNIYMENHHEEKPSIAIVDFISKSSMDEFIEFRDRFRKRGLWCEIISPDKIEYNEDGYLYFENEKIDIVYRRLVTKDLLDNKDKIKDFIKGIKKGKTEIIGPIKSQIIHNKIVFKILQEKETLEFLDENEREFIKKHIPYTKELILDNLDVHEVIKNKDNFIIKPMDLYASKGVYVGKDYSEQEWENLIKENNNNNYLLQEYFNPPETLMIDFESEKRERYFKNITGLYIYNENFYGVYSRVGKKSIISGIHDGYTLPTLHIGKQ; encoded by the coding sequence ATGAATAGAAAGATAATAGACAAAGAATATAGAGATATGATTTTAGAAAATATTGATGAATATCAAAAAGATTATTTTGATATGAAAGAAAAAGTAAGAAATTCTAAGGCTACGTATAAAGGGGAACCAGTTCCCTTTTTATATATGCCTAAATTTTATACAGATAATGATATAGAAAATTTTAAAAAATTAACAAAAACAATGAGCCAAATATTTAGAAAGATTATAGAAAAATTTTTAAATGATCCTGAGTATAGGAAAAAATTTGGATTTCCTAAGTGGTTAAATGAACTTATACTTTTACCTACAAACTATAGTTCCCCTTTTCCTATGGCAAGGTTCGATATATTTTATGATTATAATGGTTATTTTAAATTTTGTGAAATAAATACAGATGGTACTTCTGCTATGAATGAGGAAAGAGAATTATCTCGTATATATTTAGAAACAAAAGCAGCAAAACAATTTGGGGGGGGATATGAATTTCATCCATTTGAATTATTTGAAACATGGATTGATGAAATTTTAAATATTTATATGGAGAATCATCATGAAGAAAAGCCTTCTATAGCTATTGTGGACTTTATAAGTAAATCTTCAATGGATGAATTTATTGAATTTCGAGATAGATTTAGAAAAAGAGGGTTATGGTGTGAAATAATAAGTCCAGATAAGATAGAATATAATGAAGATGGATATTTATACTTTGAAAATGAAAAAATTGATATAGTATATAGAAGACTTGTAACAAAAGATTTATTAGACAATAAAGATAAAATAAAAGATTTTATAAAAGGAATAAAAAAAGGAAAAACAGAAATAATAGGACCTATAAAATCACAAATAATTCATAATAAAATAGTATTTAAAATATTACAAGAGAAGGAAACTTTAGAATTTTTAGATGAAAATGAAAGAGAATTTATCAAAAAGCATATTCCATATACTAAAGAGCTTATCTTAGATAATTTAGATGTTCATGAAGTAATTAAAAATAAAGATAATTTTATCATAAAACCAATGGATTTATACGCTTCAAAAGGAGTATATGTAGGGAAGGATTATAGTGAACAAGAATGGGAAAATCTAATTAAAGAAAATAATAATAATAACTATTTATTACAAGAATATTTTAATCCTCCAGAAACGTTAATGATTGATTTTGAATCAGAAAAACGAGAAAGATACTTTAAAAATATTACAGGGTTATATATATATAATGAGAATTTTTACGGAGTATATTCACGTGTAGGCAAAAAGTCAATAATATCTGGTATTCATGATGGATATACTTTACCAACACTTCATATAGGAAAGCAGTGA
- a CDS encoding tRNA-binding protein, whose translation MANIDDFLKLDIRVGEIIRAEEFKEARNPSYKLWVDFGEKIGIKKSSAQITEKYSLDDLIGKDVLGVVNFPKRQIANFMSEVLVLGVYTKDGVVLISPDKETEKGDKLG comes from the coding sequence TTGGCTAATATAGATGATTTTTTAAAACTAGATATAAGAGTGGGAGAAATAATAAGAGCAGAAGAATTTAAGGAGGCAAGAAATCCATCATATAAATTATGGGTAGATTTTGGAGAAAAAATAGGAATAAAAAAATCTAGTGCTCAAATTACAGAAAAATATTCACTTGATGATTTAATAGGGAAAGATGTCCTTGGAGTAGTAAATTTTCCCAAAAGACAAATTGCAAATTTTATGTCTGAAGTATTAGTTTTAGGGGTATATACTAAAGATGGTGTAGTGTTAATATCTCCAGATAAAGAAACAGAAAAAGGAGATAAATTGGGTTAA
- a CDS encoding glutamate-cysteine ligase family protein, translating to MDSFFIDKQIKYFEEYFNNNHTKEEELKIGAEFEHFIIDKETLKSIPYFGQKGVEDTLIKLKEKGWNEVYTDNYLMGLYKKNINITLEPGAQFEVSINPFKDIKKIEDIYMNFLNDIVPILETKNQYIVCMGYQPNTKIEDIQFIPKERYKYMSEYFKDKGKYAHNMMKGTAALQVAIDYRDEVDFKRKFRLSNLLSPILSLMFDNSPIFEEEIYPNNILRTDIWNKCDNDRSKIVTGALDKDFGYSDYAKYILNNPPIIIKKEGEFIFTKEKKTKDIFDVCNISKDEFEHILTMFFPDVRVKGFIEVRMMDSVPFPLNLAGVALVKGIMYSDSNIDELLDVFKDFDDKKISIMKKRIMEYGYNADVEDFNLNNIVNKIYNLAYNSLNEYEKRYLMPLKKLISEKKTPAMNIKENMNYGLYQAIKENILNDIVLEAKNE from the coding sequence TTGGATAGTTTTTTTATAGACAAACAAATTAAGTATTTCGAAGAGTATTTTAATAATAATCATACAAAAGAAGAAGAATTGAAAATAGGTGCAGAGTTTGAGCATTTTATAATAGATAAAGAGACACTGAAATCAATTCCATATTTTGGACAAAAAGGAGTTGAAGATACTCTAATTAAGTTAAAGGAAAAAGGTTGGAATGAAGTTTATACTGATAATTATCTTATGGGACTTTATAAAAAGAATATAAATATAACCTTAGAACCAGGAGCACAGTTTGAAGTAAGTATTAATCCTTTTAAAGACATCAAAAAAATAGAAGATATTTATATGAATTTTTTAAATGATATAGTACCTATACTTGAAACGAAAAATCAGTATATAGTGTGTATGGGATACCAGCCAAATACTAAAATAGAAGATATTCAATTTATTCCAAAGGAAAGATATAAATATATGTCAGAGTATTTTAAAGACAAAGGGAAGTATGCACATAATATGATGAAAGGTACTGCAGCTCTACAAGTTGCCATAGATTATAGAGATGAAGTAGATTTTAAAAGAAAATTTAGACTTTCAAATTTATTATCTCCTATACTTTCTTTAATGTTTGATAATAGTCCTATATTTGAAGAAGAGATCTATCCTAATAATATACTTAGAACAGATATATGGAATAAATGTGATAATGATAGATCGAAAATTGTGACTGGTGCTTTAGATAAAGATTTTGGATATAGTGACTATGCAAAATATATATTAAATAATCCTCCAATAATAATTAAAAAAGAAGGAGAATTTATATTTACTAAAGAGAAAAAAACAAAAGATATCTTTGATGTATGTAATATCTCAAAAGATGAATTTGAACATATATTAACTATGTTTTTTCCAGATGTTAGAGTTAAAGGATTTATAGAGGTTAGAATGATGGATTCAGTACCTTTTCCTTTGAATTTAGCAGGGGTTGCACTTGTGAAGGGAATAATGTATAGTGATTCAAATATTGATGAATTATTAGATGTTTTTAAGGATTTTGATGATAAAAAAATTAGCATAATGAAAAAAAGAATAATGGAATATGGTTATAATGCTGATGTAGAAGACTTTAATTTAAATAATATAGTAAATAAGATATATAATTTAGCTTATAATTCATTAAATGAATATGAAAAAAGATATTTAATGCCGTTAAAAAAATTAATAAGTGAGAAAAAAACACCAGCTATGAATATAAAAGAAAATATGAATTATGGATTATATCAAGCAATAAAAGAAAATATATTAAATGATATAGTTTTGGAGGCGAAAAATGAATAG
- a CDS encoding esterase/lipase family protein, with product MSEKKIVLVHGYLRTHRDMRRLKKYMKELGYDAICVNLPLTFDEIDKAVEEFKLFLEEKIMKLKNEEKITLAGHSTGGLVIRKFIIDYPKLSKYIDKIILIATPNTGNELAEFITEYFYIIPRIFKTLRSLHPENVKKISSLDGTHINIGAIAGNEPGIITKPFFKSENDGKVSVDSVKYEDIDDFIVLPYNHFEIHKRRKTAKYISNFIEYSRFRI from the coding sequence TTGAGTGAAAAAAAAATAGTATTGGTACATGGCTATCTTAGAACTCATAGAGATATGAGAAGACTAAAAAAGTATATGAAAGAATTAGGATACGATGCTATTTGTGTGAATCTTCCACTTACTTTCGATGAAATAGATAAGGCAGTTGAAGAATTTAAGTTGTTTTTAGAAGAGAAAATTATGAAATTAAAAAACGAAGAAAAGATAACACTTGCAGGTCATAGTACAGGGGGACTTGTTATAAGAAAATTTATAATAGATTACCCTAAACTATCAAAATATATAGATAAAATAATACTAATAGCTACCCCTAATACTGGTAATGAACTAGCAGAATTTATTACTGAGTACTTCTATATCATTCCACGAATATTTAAGACTCTACGATCTTTACATCCTGAAAATGTAAAGAAAATAAGCTCACTAGACGGTACTCATATAAATATAGGAGCAATAGCAGGAAATGAACCTGGAATCATTACGAAACCATTTTTTAAAAGTGAAAATGATGGTAAAGTAAGTGTAGACTCTGTTAAATATGAAGATATTGATGATTTTATTGTTTTACCATACAATCATTTTGAAATTCATAAAAGAAGAAAAACAGCAAAATATATTTCAAATTTTATAGAATATAGTCGTTTTAGGATATAA